One genomic segment of Litorilinea aerophila includes these proteins:
- the ald gene encoding alanine dehydrogenase, translating to MIIGLPKEVKDGENRVGLTPGAVKALTRRSHRVLVEAGAGEGSFLTDEEYRAAGADIVPHAADAWAAELVVKVKEPLPSEYQYLRPGQILFTYLHLAANRELTQALLDSGITAIAYETVQTEDGKLPLLMPMSEVAGRMATQVGATYLEKHNGGRGILLGGVPGVAPASVVILGGGTVGTNAAKVALGMGAQVTVLDIHHERLQYLDDVFHGRLQTRASNEYNIEQAVFTADLVIGAVLIPGGRAPWLVTRKMLAHMRKGAVIVDVAVDQGGCIETSRPTTHSNPTFVVDDIVHYCVANMPGAVPRTSTFALVNQTMSYTLNLANQGLDAVRTSQALLHGLNTHRGHLTHKAVAETFGLPYTDPLQSLQT from the coding sequence ATGATCATAGGGCTTCCCAAAGAAGTGAAGGATGGTGAAAACCGCGTCGGCCTGACGCCCGGCGCGGTTAAGGCGTTGACCCGGCGTTCCCATCGAGTCCTGGTGGAAGCGGGTGCCGGCGAAGGCAGCTTCCTGACCGACGAGGAGTACCGGGCCGCCGGCGCCGACATCGTACCCCATGCCGCCGATGCCTGGGCCGCCGAGTTGGTGGTCAAGGTCAAAGAGCCGCTGCCCAGCGAATACCAGTATCTGCGCCCGGGCCAGATCCTCTTTACCTACCTCCACCTGGCGGCCAACCGGGAGCTGACCCAGGCCCTGCTGGACAGCGGCATCACCGCCATCGCCTACGAGACGGTCCAGACGGAAGATGGCAAGTTGCCCCTGCTCATGCCCATGAGCGAAGTGGCCGGACGCATGGCCACCCAGGTGGGCGCCACCTACCTGGAGAAGCACAACGGCGGACGGGGCATCCTGCTGGGGGGCGTTCCCGGCGTGGCGCCGGCCAGCGTGGTCATCCTGGGCGGCGGCACAGTGGGCACCAACGCAGCCAAGGTGGCCCTGGGCATGGGCGCCCAGGTCACCGTGTTGGACATTCACCACGAGCGGCTCCAATACCTGGACGACGTCTTCCACGGCCGGCTGCAGACCCGGGCCAGCAACGAATACAACATCGAACAGGCCGTCTTCACCGCCGACCTGGTCATCGGCGCGGTCCTGATTCCGGGCGGACGGGCCCCCTGGCTGGTCACCCGCAAGATGCTGGCCCACATGCGCAAGGGCGCAGTCATCGTGGATGTCGCGGTGGACCAGGGCGGCTGTATCGAGACCAGCCGGCCCACCACCCACAGCAACCCCACCTTCGTGGTGGACGACATCGTCCACTATTGCGTGGCCAACATGCCTGGTGCCGTGCCTCGGACCAGCACCTTTGCCCTGGTCAACCAGACCATGTCCTACACCCTGAATCTGGCCAACCAGGGGCTGGACGCAGTACGGACCAGCCAGGCCCTGCTCCATGGGCTGAACACCCATCGAGGCCACCTGACCCACAAAGCAGTGGCCGAGACATTTGGCCTGCCCTACACCGATCCATTACAATCGTTGCAAACCTGA
- the sppA gene encoding signal peptide peptidase SppA has translation MAWREQLRKGLLNGGSALELAWRHLVCRLLNLRRRFLRRLLPDYPILVLDQPLSERAPTFPWWLAYVPGLRRPLSLEAIAEALERIAQDPDIRGVLFLVKGAHLTLAQAQSMAALFSRFRTWSMAVRPDGSVPAQVVVYLEQMDAASYVMASAADRVIAPPLATWDVLGLLVAPSFWKESLARIGLAFDVVRVAPWKSAMDMFSQAEMSREDREQLNWLLDSLYADIVQAIAQGRGMPPEEVQAQIDRAPLTAPQAQAAGLLDHVAYEDELPALLGTAEQPARLQLYVRCRGLLYRRPQRRHPQAVGVLSLQGLIVPGESRRFPLPVPILGEQTMGSTTVQQMVRAARQDRRLAAVVVHVDSRGGSALASDLIWRELTLLAEEKPVVIYMGNVAASGGYYIATPGHRIVAQSATLTGSIGVVVAKPVTQGAFERLHARREVIRRGANADLYRDTAPWTPDQRQKLTEQVFYVYDQFKERVASGRKLDLAGLDEIASGKVWTGRQALERGLVDELGDFGRAVELACQAAGLPVDGTVRTVPVTPPRRWLLATPAEAARTLLRLVGEPGRVWRSLLALEGPPGPATQEHLWLLALNVPASPAG, from the coding sequence ATGGCGTGGAGAGAGCAGTTGCGCAAGGGGCTCCTGAACGGGGGCAGTGCCCTGGAGCTGGCCTGGCGCCACCTGGTGTGTCGGCTGTTGAACCTGCGGCGGCGCTTCCTGCGTCGACTCCTCCCGGACTATCCCATCCTGGTGTTGGATCAACCCCTGAGTGAACGGGCGCCCACCTTCCCCTGGTGGCTTGCCTATGTGCCCGGGCTGCGACGCCCCCTGAGCCTGGAAGCCATCGCAGAGGCCCTGGAGCGCATCGCCCAGGATCCGGATATCCGGGGGGTGCTCTTCCTGGTCAAGGGCGCGCACCTGACCCTGGCCCAGGCCCAGAGCATGGCCGCCCTGTTCAGCCGTTTCCGCACCTGGTCCATGGCTGTCCGGCCCGATGGCAGCGTTCCCGCCCAGGTGGTGGTCTATCTGGAGCAGATGGACGCGGCCAGCTACGTGATGGCCAGCGCAGCGGATCGGGTGATCGCACCGCCCCTGGCCACCTGGGATGTGCTGGGCCTCCTGGTGGCGCCCAGCTTCTGGAAGGAGAGTCTGGCCCGGATCGGCCTGGCGTTCGATGTGGTTCGGGTAGCGCCGTGGAAGAGCGCCATGGACATGTTCAGCCAGGCCGAGATGAGCCGGGAAGATCGGGAGCAGCTCAACTGGCTCCTGGACAGCCTCTACGCCGACATCGTCCAGGCCATCGCCCAGGGCCGCGGCATGCCGCCGGAGGAAGTACAGGCCCAGATCGACCGGGCGCCCCTGACTGCCCCCCAGGCCCAGGCAGCCGGGCTGTTGGACCATGTGGCCTACGAAGATGAACTGCCGGCCCTCCTGGGGACGGCAGAGCAGCCGGCCCGCCTCCAGCTCTATGTCCGCTGTCGGGGGCTCCTGTACCGCCGACCGCAACGGCGCCACCCCCAGGCCGTGGGCGTCCTTAGCCTCCAGGGGCTCATCGTGCCGGGGGAAAGTCGCCGTTTTCCCCTGCCCGTGCCCATCCTGGGGGAGCAGACCATGGGTAGCACCACCGTCCAGCAGATGGTGAGGGCTGCCCGGCAGGATCGACGCCTGGCGGCCGTGGTGGTGCACGTGGACTCCCGGGGCGGTTCAGCCCTGGCCAGCGACCTGATCTGGCGGGAGCTCACCCTGCTGGCTGAGGAGAAGCCTGTGGTGATCTACATGGGCAACGTGGCGGCCAGCGGCGGCTACTACATCGCCACCCCCGGGCATCGCATCGTGGCCCAGTCCGCCACCCTCACCGGCAGCATCGGCGTAGTGGTGGCCAAGCCGGTCACCCAGGGCGCCTTCGAGCGCCTCCACGCCCGGCGGGAGGTCATCCGGCGGGGGGCCAACGCCGACCTCTACCGGGACACCGCGCCCTGGACGCCGGATCAACGCCAGAAGCTCACGGAGCAGGTGTTTTACGTCTACGATCAGTTCAAAGAGCGGGTGGCTTCGGGGCGTAAGCTGGACCTGGCCGGCCTGGACGAGATCGCCAGCGGCAAGGTCTGGACCGGGCGGCAGGCCCTGGAGCGGGGGCTGGTGGATGAGCTGGGCGATTTTGGCCGGGCCGTGGAGCTGGCCTGCCAGGCCGCCGGCCTGCCCGTGGACGGCACGGTGCGCACCGTGCCCGTCACGCCGCCCCGACGCTGGCTGTTAGCAACGCCGGCCGAGGCGGCCCGGACCCTCCTGCGCCTGGTGGGTGAGCCCGGTCGTGTCTGGCGATCCCTTCTCGCTTTGGAAGGCCCACCAGGTCCGGCGACCCAGGAGCATCTCTGGCTGCTGGCCCTGAATGTGCCGGCGTCGCCGGCGGGGTGA
- the hisS gene encoding histidine--tRNA ligase, giving the protein MAKLNTAPLSGMRDFLPQDVLRRNYVIQVIERVYQSYGFEPLETPAMERLSTLLGKYGEEGDKLIFRVLKRGEKLEQALRDHPTEDSISDAGLRYDLTVPLARIVAQYRNELPRVFKRYQIQPVYRADRPAKGRYREFYQCDVDIVGSRSQTVEAEVLAAGAQVLQELGFGPAHPFSIRLNHRGILRGLMEVAGVPPDLEDAALVAIDKLDKIGLDGVREELAQRGIAREAVAALLQTMANVPDTVEETLRWLEQILADSEAGRQGVAELSNVVAYAQHGPAADHLRVDPYLARGLSYYTGTIFEVEFAGFSSSGGGGGRYDNLIGMFSGQEIPACGFSLGLERIILLMEEQNMFPAHISGQPQVLVTQFDESTVGDSLALAQRLRAAGLRVDLYPDTDRYGKQFKYADDRHIRFALLLSPRELAEGVVAVKDLVTGDQVDVAEADLPAYLQEQLALVAA; this is encoded by the coding sequence ATGGCAAAACTAAACACAGCGCCCCTGAGTGGCATGCGGGATTTTCTCCCGCAGGACGTCTTGCGGCGCAACTACGTGATCCAGGTGATTGAGCGGGTCTACCAGAGCTACGGCTTCGAGCCCCTGGAAACGCCGGCCATGGAGCGGCTCTCCACCCTTCTGGGGAAGTACGGCGAAGAAGGGGACAAGCTGATCTTCCGGGTCCTGAAGCGGGGCGAGAAGCTGGAACAGGCCCTGCGGGATCACCCCACCGAAGACAGCATCAGCGACGCCGGCCTCCGCTACGACCTGACGGTGCCCCTGGCCCGGATCGTGGCCCAGTATCGCAACGAGCTGCCCCGGGTCTTCAAGCGCTACCAGATCCAGCCCGTCTATCGGGCGGACCGGCCCGCCAAGGGGCGCTACCGGGAATTTTATCAGTGCGACGTGGATATCGTGGGCTCCCGCAGCCAGACCGTGGAGGCCGAGGTGCTGGCCGCCGGGGCACAGGTTCTCCAGGAGCTGGGCTTTGGACCGGCCCACCCCTTTTCCATACGCCTCAACCATCGGGGCATCCTGCGGGGCCTGATGGAGGTAGCCGGCGTTCCCCCGGATCTGGAGGACGCGGCGCTGGTGGCCATCGACAAGCTGGACAAGATTGGCCTGGATGGCGTCCGGGAAGAGCTGGCCCAACGGGGGATCGCCCGGGAGGCCGTGGCCGCCCTCCTGCAGACCATGGCCAACGTCCCCGACACGGTGGAGGAGACCCTCCGCTGGCTTGAGCAGATCCTGGCCGATTCCGAAGCCGGCCGCCAGGGCGTGGCCGAGCTGAGCAACGTGGTGGCCTACGCGCAACATGGCCCCGCCGCGGATCACCTGCGGGTGGATCCCTACCTGGCCCGGGGCCTCAGCTACTACACGGGCACCATCTTCGAGGTGGAGTTTGCCGGCTTCAGCAGCTCCGGGGGCGGCGGCGGCCGCTACGACAACCTCATCGGCATGTTCAGCGGCCAGGAGATCCCGGCCTGCGGCTTCAGCCTGGGGCTGGAGCGCATCATCCTCCTGATGGAGGAGCAGAACATGTTCCCGGCCCACATCAGCGGCCAGCCCCAGGTCCTGGTCACCCAGTTCGACGAAAGCACCGTGGGCGACAGCCTGGCCCTGGCCCAACGCCTGCGGGCCGCGGGGCTGCGGGTGGACCTCTACCCGGACACGGACCGCTACGGCAAGCAATTCAAATATGCCGACGACCGGCACATCCGTTTTGCCCTGTTGCTCAGCCCCCGGGAGCTGGCCGAGGGTGTGGTGGCCGTCAAGGACCTGGTCACCGGTGACCAGGTGGACGTGGCCGAGGCCGACCTGCCCGCCTATCTGCAGGAGCAACTGGCCCTGGTGGCCGCTTAA
- a CDS encoding glycosyltransferase has translation MGDMTLDSVRLALVHDWLNQVGGAENVLEELVDLFPGRPIYTSIYAADRMPPAYRSWPIRTSFMQHLPGIAAHHQPYLPLYPLAFARTDLSGYDLVLSNKSGFCHGVRTAGASRRAIHVCYCLTPTRFLWLYRQYREREQIGAGVNLALQPLLALLRRWDWAAAQRVDHFIAISTEVQKRIRAIYGRESVVIHPPVDTDYFTPDPATRVGDYYLIVSRLIPYKRLDLAVAAFARLPRERLLIVGEGRDLAALQAQAGANVTFLGWQPRARIRELLRGCKAFLFPGLEDFGIAPVEAMAVGRPVIAYAGGGALDTVVPGVTGELFREPTAASLLEVLQDFDPRAYDPAACRAQAERFSRHSFRARLTGYLRQVLAGPVPAARAQRPVSMDG, from the coding sequence ATGGGTGATATGACCCTCGACTCGGTCCGGCTGGCGCTGGTTCACGACTGGCTGAACCAGGTGGGCGGTGCCGAGAATGTCCTGGAAGAGCTGGTGGACCTGTTCCCTGGGCGTCCCATCTACACCAGCATCTACGCGGCCGACCGCATGCCGCCTGCCTACCGAAGCTGGCCGATCCGGACCAGCTTCATGCAGCATCTGCCCGGGATTGCCGCCCACCACCAGCCCTACCTGCCCCTCTATCCCCTGGCTTTTGCCCGCACCGATCTGAGCGGCTATGATCTGGTGCTCAGCAACAAGAGTGGTTTCTGCCACGGTGTGCGCACGGCCGGGGCAAGCCGCCGGGCCATCCACGTCTGTTACTGCCTGACGCCCACCCGCTTCCTCTGGCTCTACCGCCAATACCGGGAGCGGGAGCAGATCGGCGCCGGGGTGAACCTGGCCCTGCAGCCGCTGCTGGCCCTCCTGCGCCGTTGGGACTGGGCAGCGGCCCAGCGGGTGGACCATTTCATCGCCATCAGCACCGAAGTACAGAAGCGCATTCGGGCTATCTACGGCCGGGAGAGCGTGGTGATTCATCCGCCGGTGGACACGGACTATTTCACACCGGATCCAGCCACTCGGGTGGGCGACTACTACCTGATCGTCAGCCGCCTCATCCCCTACAAGCGCCTGGATCTGGCCGTGGCGGCCTTCGCCCGCCTGCCCCGGGAACGCCTCCTCATCGTGGGGGAAGGCCGAGACCTGGCGGCGCTCCAGGCCCAGGCCGGGGCCAACGTCACCTTTCTGGGCTGGCAGCCCCGGGCGCGGATCCGGGAACTGTTGCGGGGGTGCAAGGCGTTCCTCTTCCCCGGCCTGGAGGACTTTGGCATCGCGCCGGTGGAGGCCATGGCCGTGGGGCGTCCGGTCATCGCCTACGCGGGCGGCGGCGCGCTGGATACCGTCGTGCCCGGGGTGACCGGCGAGCTGTTCCGTGAGCCGACGGCCGCCAGCCTCCTGGAGGTGTTACAGGACTTCGACCCCCGCGCGTATGACCCGGCCGCGTGCCGGGCCCAGGCCGAACGGTTCAGCCGGCACAGCTTTCGAGCGCGGCTGACCGGCTATCTGCGCCAGGTGCTGGCCGGGCCGGTCCCGGCGGCGCGCGCCCAACGACCCGTATCCATGGACGGCTGA
- a CDS encoding YveK family protein produces the protein MELREYWQMIRRRWWLPVALTALVALFSALQLRPWQAPPPSYSATMRLLVGVMPAGDLDTSLYDPRYYAWLTSEYLVDDFTEVVRSELFARQVSARLAQQQLTVPPGTIQGSAATGRQHRILTLTLQGSDREALLAIAQAAAAELQENAASYFQQLGTPGAGVTLLDGPTVSPVGPGVRRQIEFPLRVLLAAAVGLGLALFWDYWDPSVRSRRELEEMGLPVLGEIPKHR, from the coding sequence ATGGAACTTCGGGAATACTGGCAGATGATTCGCCGCCGCTGGTGGCTTCCTGTAGCGTTGACCGCCCTGGTGGCGCTCTTCAGTGCCCTCCAGCTACGCCCCTGGCAGGCGCCACCGCCCAGCTACAGCGCTACCATGCGCCTGCTGGTGGGGGTCATGCCTGCGGGCGATCTGGACACGTCCCTCTACGATCCCCGATACTACGCCTGGCTGACCAGCGAGTATCTGGTGGATGATTTCACCGAAGTGGTGCGCAGCGAACTCTTCGCCCGCCAGGTCTCGGCCCGGCTGGCCCAACAGCAGCTGACGGTCCCGCCGGGTACCATCCAGGGCAGCGCGGCCACCGGCCGGCAGCATCGCATCCTCACCCTGACCCTCCAGGGGAGCGACCGGGAGGCCCTCCTGGCCATTGCCCAGGCAGCGGCCGCGGAGCTCCAGGAAAACGCCGCCAGCTATTTCCAGCAGTTGGGGACGCCCGGGGCCGGGGTCACCCTGTTGGATGGCCCCACGGTGAGCCCGGTGGGGCCTGGGGTGCGCCGGCAGATCGAGTTTCCGCTGCGGGTGTTGCTGGCCGCCGCGGTGGGCCTGGGGTTGGCCTTGTTCTGGGACTATTGGGATCCTTCGGTGCGTAGCCGGCGAGAGTTGGAAGAAATGGGCCTGCCCGTCCTTGGCGAAATTCCCAAACATCGGTAG
- a CDS encoding aspartate kinase codes for MIVMKFGGTSVGSVEAFAQVANIVAAQVEEQARTPRPGVVVVTSAMSGVTNALIEAARRAAQGDEQYFREVEDSLRVKHQFVAGQLIEDGTERARLGALFDQRLQEFNRLCSSIAVLGELTKRGLDVVSGLGERLSAPLLAAVLRARGLKAEYVDAGELIVTDNVHGGASPLMELTTQRCRSRLQPLVDHGIVPVITGFIGATVEGIPTTLGRGGSDYSAAIIGAALGVDEIQIWTDVNGVMTADPRIVPNARSLNQLSYEEVAELAYYGAKVLHPKTVTPAVEQKIPLRVLNTFQPEHPGTRILERSDSETLGTVKAITAIRGLNLITVAGRGMIGVPGIAARTFNSVARVGANVLMISQSSSEQSICFVVPESAAATVVEALKEEFKAELERRYIDRIFDHPDIAIVAVVGSGMRGTPGLAAGIFNAVGREQINVIAIAQGSSEANVSLVVEARDTAAAVSAIHEIFELDKPTGERSYNRSPVLGKMAAGTP; via the coding sequence ATGATCGTCATGAAGTTTGGCGGCACATCGGTGGGCAGCGTCGAGGCGTTTGCCCAGGTGGCCAACATCGTCGCCGCCCAGGTCGAAGAGCAGGCCCGCACGCCTCGCCCCGGCGTGGTGGTGGTCACCAGCGCCATGAGCGGCGTCACCAACGCCCTGATCGAGGCAGCCCGGCGGGCTGCGCAGGGAGACGAGCAGTACTTCCGGGAGGTGGAGGACAGCCTGCGGGTGAAACACCAGTTCGTCGCCGGCCAGCTCATCGAAGATGGCACCGAGCGGGCCCGGCTGGGCGCCCTCTTCGACCAGCGCCTCCAGGAGTTCAACCGGCTCTGCAGCAGCATTGCCGTCCTGGGGGAGCTGACCAAACGGGGCCTGGACGTGGTGAGCGGCCTGGGCGAACGGCTCAGCGCCCCCCTGCTGGCTGCGGTGCTCCGGGCCCGGGGCCTCAAGGCCGAATACGTGGACGCGGGGGAGCTCATCGTCACCGACAACGTCCACGGCGGCGCCTCGCCCCTCATGGAGCTGACCACCCAGCGCTGTCGCAGCCGCCTGCAGCCCCTGGTGGACCACGGCATCGTGCCGGTGATCACCGGCTTCATCGGCGCCACGGTGGAAGGCATCCCCACCACCCTGGGCCGGGGCGGCTCGGACTACTCCGCTGCCATCATCGGCGCGGCCCTGGGCGTGGACGAGATCCAGATCTGGACTGACGTCAACGGGGTGATGACGGCCGATCCTCGCATCGTCCCCAACGCGCGCAGCCTGAACCAGCTCAGCTATGAAGAAGTGGCGGAGCTGGCCTACTACGGCGCCAAGGTACTCCACCCCAAGACGGTCACGCCAGCGGTGGAGCAGAAGATCCCGCTGCGGGTGCTCAACACCTTCCAGCCCGAGCACCCCGGCACCCGCATCCTGGAACGCAGCGACAGCGAGACCCTGGGCACGGTCAAAGCCATCACCGCCATCCGCGGCCTGAACCTCATCACCGTGGCCGGTCGGGGCATGATCGGCGTGCCGGGCATCGCGGCGCGGACCTTCAACAGCGTGGCCCGGGTGGGCGCCAACGTCCTCATGATCAGCCAGAGCAGCAGCGAGCAGAGCATCTGTTTCGTGGTGCCCGAATCCGCCGCGGCCACCGTGGTGGAAGCCCTGAAGGAAGAGTTCAAGGCCGAACTGGAACGCCGCTACATTGACCGCATCTTCGACCACCCGGATATCGCCATCGTGGCTGTAGTAGGCAGTGGCATGCGGGGAACGCCCGGCCTGGCAGCAGGCATCTTCAACGCCGTGGGCCGGGAGCAGATCAACGTCATCGCCATCGCCCAGGGCTCCAGCGAGGCCAATGTGAGCCTGGTGGTGGAAGCCCGGGATACTGCGGCGGCCGTCAGCGCCATCCACGAGATCTTCGAGCTGGATAAACCCACCGGCGAACGCAGCTACAACCGCTCGCCAGTGCTGGGGAAAATGGCTGCTGGGACGCCCTGA
- a CDS encoding YveK family protein, which yields MTIQEYVRILRRRGWIIVVGAILAAGAAFGVSFLQEEMYRATVYVSTVPARPDWGLGNTAKDLMRNFANNIRTPEVAQEVINRAQLDMTPYDFLAHVNVAADSSDFTIKIEARDRDGEVAKLMALTLADVFVEERTAYYAQQDKDNRIEVKIRSRDIPYEKYQPKPLVNAVAGGVLGMLLGIGVVLVLTWMEADLLRTPAALERALGVPVLGAIPAVPAARETPQTAAQPGQVGAPEIA from the coding sequence ATGACCATCCAGGAATATGTGCGGATTTTGCGTCGGCGAGGTTGGATTATTGTGGTCGGGGCCATCCTGGCGGCAGGGGCGGCCTTCGGCGTGAGCTTTCTGCAGGAGGAGATGTACCGGGCCACGGTCTACGTGAGCACGGTGCCGGCCCGGCCCGACTGGGGCCTGGGCAATACGGCCAAGGATCTCATGCGCAACTTCGCCAACAATATCCGGACCCCGGAAGTGGCCCAGGAGGTGATCAACCGGGCCCAGTTGGACATGACCCCCTACGACTTCCTGGCCCACGTCAACGTCGCCGCGGACTCCAGCGACTTCACCATCAAGATTGAAGCGCGGGATCGGGATGGCGAGGTGGCCAAGCTCATGGCCCTGACCCTGGCCGATGTCTTTGTGGAGGAGCGCACCGCCTACTACGCCCAGCAGGACAAGGACAACCGCATCGAAGTCAAGATTCGCAGCCGGGACATCCCCTACGAGAAGTACCAGCCCAAACCGCTGGTGAATGCGGTGGCCGGCGGCGTGTTGGGCATGTTGCTGGGCATCGGGGTGGTTCTGGTGTTGACCTGGATGGAAGCCGACCTGCTGCGGACCCCCGCCGCGTTGGAGCGGGCGCTGGGCGTCCCCGTCTTGGGGGCCATTCCGGCCGTTCCCGCTGCCCGGGAAACGCCCCAGACGGCCGCCCAGCCCGGCCAGGTGGGTGCCCCCGAGATTGCATGA
- a CDS encoding homoserine dehydrogenase encodes MRVLHVILFGVGGVGRALVRQMVEHRSLHALRYGLTLPIVALCDRDGAVVDETGIDDEALLQLVDFKAQGGRLANHPLGGPQGDPAGIVDIAGRDGTVVVDCTASEATVPALLLALERGYKIVLANKKPLTVDQEVYDRLAAAGATAGEEGGPAHPLTHHLGMSRWETTVGAGLPVIATLNRLVASGDEVSRIAGTFSGTLGYVMTGLQEGRRFSEIVREAHRLGYTEPDPRDDLGGIDVARKALILARGLGWRLDLADVQVTGLYPPEMDSLSVQEFLDALPQLDETFQRQVAEAAAQGQVLRYAATVEGQQCRVGPTLVSADSPLGRLRGTDNLVEFHTRWYHPNPLVIQGRGAGVDATAAGVLSDIVELAFTG; translated from the coding sequence ATGCGAGTACTACATGTCATTCTGTTTGGTGTTGGAGGCGTGGGGCGCGCGCTGGTCCGCCAGATGGTGGAACACCGAAGCCTGCATGCCCTGCGCTACGGCCTGACCCTGCCCATCGTCGCCCTCTGCGACCGGGACGGCGCGGTGGTGGATGAAACGGGCATCGACGACGAAGCGCTTCTCCAGCTTGTGGACTTCAAGGCCCAGGGTGGGCGGCTGGCCAATCACCCCCTGGGCGGCCCCCAAGGCGACCCGGCCGGCATCGTCGACATCGCCGGCCGAGACGGCACCGTGGTGGTAGATTGCACGGCCAGCGAAGCCACCGTCCCCGCACTCCTTCTCGCCCTGGAGCGTGGTTACAAAATTGTACTGGCCAACAAAAAACCGCTGACCGTCGACCAGGAGGTGTACGACCGGCTGGCCGCGGCCGGTGCCACTGCTGGCGAAGAAGGTGGCCCCGCCCATCCCCTCACCCATCACCTGGGGATGAGCCGGTGGGAAACCACCGTGGGCGCGGGCCTGCCGGTCATTGCCACCCTCAACCGCCTGGTGGCCAGCGGCGACGAGGTCAGCCGGATTGCCGGCACCTTCAGCGGCACCCTGGGCTACGTGATGACCGGCCTCCAGGAAGGCCGCCGCTTCAGCGAAATTGTGCGGGAAGCCCATCGCCTGGGCTATACCGAGCCGGATCCCCGGGATGACCTGGGGGGCATCGATGTGGCCCGCAAAGCGCTGATCCTGGCCCGGGGCCTGGGCTGGCGGCTAGACCTGGCCGATGTACAGGTCACCGGGCTCTATCCGCCAGAGATGGATAGCCTGTCGGTCCAGGAATTTTTGGATGCCCTGCCCCAGCTGGATGAGACATTCCAGCGCCAGGTGGCCGAGGCCGCCGCCCAGGGGCAGGTTCTGCGCTACGCGGCCACTGTGGAAGGGCAACAATGCCGGGTGGGGCCGACCCTGGTCTCCGCCGACAGCCCCCTGGGCAGGCTGCGGGGAACCGACAATTTGGTTGAATTCCACACCCGTTGGTATCATCCCAACCCACTGGTGATCCAGGGGCGAGGCGCTGGTGTGGACGCGACGGCGGCCGGTGTCCTGAGCGATATCGTGGAACTGGCCTTTACAGGCTAA
- a CDS encoding cysteine desulfurase-like protein, with the protein MFDVQAIRRQFPALQESFDGGPAVFFDNPGGTQVPQQVIDAMVDYLTRRNANTHGAFITSRRTDEVIDRARAAAADLLGAEQDEVIFGPNMTTLTFQLSHALAHEFGPEDEIVVTRLDHDANIMPWVRLAEDRGATVRWADVDVETCTLDMDGLQALITPRTKLVAIGYASNATGTINDVQTVIQWARAAGAYTFVDAVQYAPHGLIDVKALDCDFLACSAYKFFGPHVGILYGKREHLERLPAYRVRPAGDLPPGKWETGTQNHEGLAGVAAAIDYLADLGARYGNVAPDAGRREKLRAAWSVIGPYERMLMERLLDGLSLVSGVRIYGITSRFEWDRRLATVAIRKEGRTPQELAAALAAENIFVWDGNFYALALSERLGVEPSGGLLRIGLVHYNTLDEIDRCLRALERA; encoded by the coding sequence ATGTTCGATGTCCAGGCCATCCGAAGGCAGTTTCCGGCCCTGCAGGAATCCTTCGACGGTGGGCCGGCCGTTTTTTTTGACAACCCCGGCGGCACCCAGGTGCCCCAGCAGGTGATCGACGCCATGGTGGACTACCTGACCCGGCGCAACGCCAACACCCACGGCGCCTTCATCACCAGCCGCCGCACCGACGAAGTCATCGACCGGGCCCGGGCCGCGGCCGCCGATCTCCTGGGCGCTGAACAGGACGAGGTGATCTTTGGCCCCAACATGACCACCCTGACCTTCCAGCTCAGCCATGCCCTGGCCCACGAATTTGGCCCTGAAGATGAAATCGTGGTCACCCGGCTGGACCATGATGCCAACATCATGCCCTGGGTGCGCCTGGCCGAAGATCGGGGCGCCACAGTCCGCTGGGCCGACGTGGACGTGGAGACCTGCACCCTGGACATGGACGGGCTGCAGGCGTTGATCACCCCCCGCACCAAACTGGTGGCCATCGGCTACGCCAGCAACGCCACCGGCACCATCAACGACGTCCAGACGGTGATCCAGTGGGCCCGGGCCGCCGGCGCGTACACCTTCGTAGATGCCGTTCAGTATGCGCCCCATGGCCTGATCGACGTGAAGGCCTTGGACTGCGACTTCCTGGCCTGCAGCGCCTACAAATTTTTTGGCCCCCACGTGGGCATCCTCTACGGCAAGCGGGAGCACCTGGAACGACTCCCCGCCTATCGGGTGCGGCCGGCCGGGGATCTCCCGCCGGGCAAGTGGGAGACGGGCACCCAGAACCACGAAGGGTTGGCTGGCGTGGCTGCGGCCATCGACTACCTGGCCGACCTGGGCGCGCGCTACGGCAACGTGGCCCCGGACGCCGGGCGGCGGGAGAAGTTGCGCGCCGCGTGGTCGGTCATCGGCCCGTACGAGCGGATGCTGATGGAGCGGCTGTTGGATGGCCTCTCCCTGGTCAGCGGGGTGCGGATCTACGGCATCACCAGCCGCTTCGAGTGGGACCGGCGGCTGGCGACGGTGGCCATCCGCAAGGAGGGGCGTACGCCCCAGGAGCTGGCCGCCGCCCTGGCTGCGGAGAACATTTTCGTCTGGGACGGCAACTTTTACGCCCTGGCCCTGAGCGAGCGTCTGGGGGTGGAGCCCAGCGGTGGCCTCCTCCGCATCGGCCTGGTCCACTACAATACCCTGGATGAGATCGACCGTTGCCTGCGTGCGCTGGAGCGGGCATAA